From Aspergillus fumigatus Af293 chromosome 3, whole genome shotgun sequence, a single genomic window includes:
- a CDS encoding putative calcium/calmodulin dependent protein kinase: protein MVECQPSGKNTTVERVQIIDLENAAYLPKGRCIKGMLAGNDNWRSPEAHFKGELNKPTDIFSFGVVCIHAMLGRVIFGPDEDFRKHQTQGALPALIRLQRQVSYFGHSEGINALLKHIADDEISCQVLRMLWDGRSDEHIPYKPFCKWPEIVDPIFKDLIQQLTNLDPTKRITACQALEHPWFRDY, encoded by the exons ATGGTTGAATGCCAGCCCAGTGGTAAAAATACCACGGTTGAACGGGTTCAGATCATCGACCTTGAGAATGCCGCTTACCTTCCCAAAGGCAGATGCATCAAAGGTATGCTTGCGGGCAATGACAATTGGCGAAGTCCTGAGGCGCACTTCAAAGGCGAGCTTAATAAGCCAACGGACATTTTCTCATTTGGGGTTGTC TGCATCCACGCTATGCTCGGGCGGGTCATCTTCGGTCCTGATGAGGATTTTAGAAAACATCAGACTCAGGGTGCACTGCCTGCTCTCATTCGCCTGCAACGTCAAGTGTCGTACTTTGGACACTCGGAGGGAATCAACGCCCTTCTGAAGCACATTGCCGATGATGAGATCAGTTGCCAGGTCCTGAGGATGCTATGGGATGGAAGGTCTGACGAACACATCCCATACAAACCATTCTGCAAGTGGCCCGAAATCGTCGATCCGATATTCAAAGATCTCATTCAACAACTCACAAATCTGGATCCGACTAAACGAATTACAGCATGCCAGGCATTGGAGCATCCATGGTTCCGCGATTACTAG
- a CDS encoding putative C6 transcription factor, whose product MDADQHTPSTDQLTVRQWEPPAIQSATGGEAADVSFSRAQEIEEQNSSTTEKLACHRCRQRKVKCDRERPCSHCVKAKARCSYATGPKPREKRQRVMVSHTYDSKLDAISRKIDELSQRISQMTHGPMRRAASESLDSAQNPIDINQQEPSSSSSFGPTPFCSLVGATPDQTSLSDHPTSEDVREAQDHSSKAEYEGESSLFAHAVFAIRFLQNAINNATNAEVAHEMEAVLDSLQAAVHSGKQRSDPLHKLYPLAKAIPPSSTTRNLPLPPVEKVFMCLRMVRECPQVATLWLGGFIQPAQFNDYFFKVASPGPATEADLIIVHYGLHRLFCECSKVVDGETRQDYDAQAVICEANLETVLANLRFHQPTNMDFAYAMAMASIYCLEKNKPSAAWNSINSASHMIQAPGLQHNVPAGTEQPGVKAQNRSLFWTIYITEKMLSLRLGRSSTFRDQDITLARPGRQRGPGGSFLAELAPGWIKIASIQGRIYDDIYSPGALMQPLHIRTSRARALAAELKAAMQHTQDFHNHYEASNGQVLGQEFHEIARRSDRVVGLSLLTLIYRSIAPEKPSTSAFCQECIDAARETLQEHDQCVAVINKAQGKTVFLEAYINWTMTQSLFVPYIILFCHTIEISKATDLAHMKSLVEALESTSSVGAQRTCDKQRRLFKALYDVAATYVEVKSRADGGQAGISWSMAAEQPYACEPFTNTTSTGVGLGTFMGDPGTTTSTSGVSPGHTALSHIALEDMDMEISRRSAAVGLVQQKPIDHEDAGRYIT is encoded by the exons atgGACGCCGACCAACACACGCCGTCTACGGACCAGCTGACTGTGCGTCAATGGGAACCGCCCGCCATCCAATCAGCCACTGGAGGGGAAGCAGCAGATGTCTCTTTCTCACGCGCGCAGGAAATCGAAGAACAGAATTCTTCCACGACCGAGAAATTAGCA TGTCATCGATGCCGCCAGCGCAAG GTAAAATGCGACCGGGAGCGCCCGTGTTCTCACTGTGTCAAAGCTAAGGCACGGTGCTCGTACGCAACCGGCCCCAAGCCAAGAGAAAAGCGGCAGAGGGTTATGGTCTCACATACATA TGATTCCAAGTTGGATGCAATATCGAGAAAAATTGACGAGCTCAGCCAGAGAATTAGCCAGATGACTCACgggccgatgaggagggcagCCTCTGAATCTCTCGACTCTGCACAAAACCCTATCGACATCAACCAACAGGAGCCCAgttcgtcatcatcgtttGGGCCAACACCATTTTGCTCCTTAGTCGGAGCCACGCCGGACCAAACGTCTCTGTCTGATCATCCTACGAGCGAGGATGTCCGTGAAGCGCAGGATCACTCCTCCAAAGCGGAGTACGAAGGCGAGTCGTCGCTATTTGCTCACGCTGTTTTTGCAATTCGTTTCCTGCAGAACGCCATCAACAATGCGACCAACGCAGAGGTCGCACACGAGATGGAAGCCGTGTTGGATAGCCTCCAAGCTGCGGTGCATTCGGGGAAACAACGGTCTGACCCGCTCCATAAGCTGTATCCTCTTGCTAAGGCGATTCCGCCTAGCTCGACAACTCGCAACCTCCCTTTGCCGCCGGTTGAGAAGGTATTCATGTGCTTGCGAATGGTCCGGGAGTGTCCGCAGGTAGCTACGCTATGGCTGGGGGGCTTTATCCAGCCCGCCCAGTTTAATGACTATTTCTTCAAAGTCGCATCGCCGGGTCCCGCCACCGAAGCAGACTTGATCATCGTTCATTACGGTTTGCATAGGCTATTCTGCGAATGCTCCAAAGTTGTCGACGGAGAAACGAGGCAAGACTACGACGCTCAGGCTGTCATATGCGAGGCCAATCTTGAGACCGTCCTTGCCAATCTCCGTTTCCATCAACCAACCAACATGGATTTTGCATACGCAATGGCCATGGCG TCGATTTATTGCCTtgagaagaacaagccaTCTGCGGCTTGGAATTCTATCAATTCAGCCTCCCATATGATCCAAGCACCGGGCCTGCAACATAACGTGCCTGCTGGCACAGAACAGCCCGGAGTCAAGGCTCAGAACAGGTCCTTGTTCTGGACCATTTACATCACTGAGAAGATGCTGTCGCTGCGCCTTGGACGTTCATCGACCTTCCGAGATCAGGACATCACTTTGGCCCGCCCTGGGAGGCAGCGTGGTCCCGGCGGTTCGTTCTTGGCCGAACTAGCCCCCGGTTGGATTAAAATCGCCAGTATCCAAGGTCGAATCTACGACGACATCTACAGCCCCGGCGCCCTTATGCAGCCACTGCATATTCGGACCTCTCGTGCCCGAGCGCTAGCAGCAGAGCTgaaagcagccatgcaacATACGCAAGATTTTCAC AACCACTATGAAGCGAGCAATGGGCAAGTGCTAGGACAGGAATTCCACGAAATCGCACGACGGTCTGATCGCGTCGTCGGCTTGTCCTTGCTGACGTTGATCTATCGAAGTATTGCGCCGGAGAAGCCATCTACGTCCGCATTCTGTCAAGAATGCATCGATGCCGCCAGAGAGACCCTCCAGGAACACGACCAATGCGTCGCGGTGATTAACAAGGCGCAAGGGAAGACGGTGTTCCTCGAAGCATACATCAATTG GACTATGACTCAGTCTCTATTTGTTCCCTATATCATCCTATTCTGCCACACCATCGAGATATCCAAAGCCACCGATCTAGCCCACATGAAAAGCCTTGTCGAGGCGCTCGAGTCTACATCGAGCGTCGGCGCGCAGAGAACATGTGATAAGCAGCGGCGCCTCTTCAAGGCGTTATATGACGTTGCAGCCACATACGTCGAAGTCAAATCCCGGGCGGATGGTGGGCAAGCGGGGATATCATGGTCGATGGCTGCTGAGCAGCCCTATGCCTGTGAGCCCTTCACCAACACAACCTCGACAGGTGTCGGGCTCGGCACCTTTATGGGAGACCCCGGGACGACGACCAGCACTTCGGGTGTTTCTCCAGGCCATACAGCATTGTCCCACATAGCCTTGgaggacatggacatggagaTATCTCGCAGGAGCGCAGCTGTGGGACTGGTTCAACAAAAACCAattgatcatgaagatgcTGGAAGATACATAACCTAG
- a CDS encoding ABC transporter ATP-binding protein has product MTFPLDHRENEKAAGITNDAYIPIKSNIGEDEYVEKKKGLNVFLWLMSRDDLSQRVFTFGDTKLYLLECIAFIAAIASGTALAMVNLVMGQFLTLLSDFSFSDMDSTPTNFMSAVRTSALYFIYIGVIRLLATYLYAALFTYVAYHLTRNIRRNYLRAAFSQEISYYDQGTSGSISQQATTNGNLIQSGIAEKLGIVIQAVSTFVATLVIAFVTQWKLTLILIFMVPTLLIVLGTAGGIDAMIETKILQIHAQAGSYAESVLGGVRTVQAFSLRPRVIAKFDSYLQEAYSQGMRKNKLYGIVFGGQYFVVHAGMGLAFWQGIAMLDRGEIADLGTVFVVLFSIIMAATTVMQIAPHMVAFSRAATAASELFALIDRHSEINPFDDSGAKPENPTGSIELHGVNFRYPSRPDVAVLEDFTLHIPAGKVTALVGPSGSGKSTIIGLLERWYSPCSGSISLDGKDISHLNLKWLRTNEPVLFNASVFDNIANGLVGTPWETASHDDQMKLVQEAAKLAFAHDFIENLPQGYHTRIGERGGLLSGGQRQRIAIARSVISGPKILLLDEATSALDPHAEATVQKALDHAMQNRTTIVVAHKLATIRKADNIVVMSQGKIMEQGTHEELARKNGIYASLVKAQDIAPANLEQDHGSEGMSTSDEGPEMGDNQSVTRVRTAETQKPAALRDREDHSLYKKMGIIHNIWNLLRGMPELWIWFAVTMATCIGGAAVNPGQALLLGNILSVFTSPNMVARGNFIALMFFVMSLGILVIYFIMGWSTNTIAQTLSRKLRREILDAFLRQDLRFFDRPENTVGALTSRLDSYPQAILELMGLTVAIILMSAINIVASSVLAIAVSWKLGVIGVFVGLPPIMLGGYARVRLETKMDDEIGQRLSVSASIASETVMAIRTVASLALENTVLKNYTDELDRAIIQASGPMFHMMIWFSLTQSVEYFVLALGFWWGSKLINDGEITLYQFVVSFMGVYFSGQATALAFSFASSESEKPVDVPPLGGTICEMDSNRTKGPKDGCRSYDLQDVQFAYPLAPENQVLKGVSLSIQRGDFVGFVGASGCGKSTMISLLERFYDPTDGTITIDSSAPLSFLNPLLYRRHVALVQQEPTLFPGTIRENISQGMPGLSATEAASDDALEEACRAANAWDFVSSLPEGLDTQCGTASGSQLLSGGQRQRIAIARALVRNPRVLLLDEATSALDTESEKLVQAALAEAASSGARITIAVAHRLSTVRDANCIFVFDAGSIVEAGSHDELLAKGGLYARMCEAQALDGSG; this is encoded by the exons ATGACGTTTCCGTTGGACCACCGAGAGAACGAGAAAGCTGCCGGAATAACCAACGATGCTTACATTCCGATCAAATCTAATATAGGTGAGGACGAATAtgttgagaagaagaaagggcTGAATGTCTTCCTG TGGCTGATGAGCAGGGACGACCTCTCGCAGAGAGTTTTCACCTTTGGCGATACTAAACTCTATCTTCTCGAATGCATTGCCTTCATAGCGGCTATTGCATCTGGTACAGCTCTCGCCATGGTCAACCTGGTCATGGGACAGTTCTTGACACTGCTGAGCGATTTTAGCTTCTCGGACATGGACTCAACTCCAACCAATTTCATGTCCGCTGTGCGGACGTCTGC TCTCTACTTCATATACATTGGTGTCATCCGTCTCCTGGCGACCTACCTCTATGCCGCTCTCTTTACCTACGTCGCATACCATCTAACCCGCAATATCCGACGGAACTACCTACGTGCTGCATTCAGTCAGGAAATCAGCTATTACGATCAGGGCACCAGCGGCTCTATATCTCAGCAAGCAACCACAAACGGCAACCTTATCCAATCTGGCATTGCCGAGAAACTTGGTATTGTCATCCAAGCCGTCTCCACCTTTGTGGCGACTTTGGTGATCGCGTTCGTCACACAATGGAAGCTGACATTAATCCTGATTTTTATGGTGCCGACTCTGCTTATAGTGCTTGGAACAGCTGGTGGAATTGACGCCATGATTGAGACCAAGATCTTGCAGATCCATGCCCAAGCCGGGAGCTATGCTGAGAGTGTCCTCGGGGGCGTCCGGACAGTTCAGGCCTTTAGCCTTCGACCCAGAGTGATAGCCAAATTTGACTCTTACCTACAAGAGGCATACTCCCAGGGGATGAGAAAGAATAAATTGTACGGTATCGTGTTTGGAGGGCAGTACTTCGTTGTCCACGCTGGCATGGGGCTTGCCTTCTGGCAGGGCATCGCCATGCTCGACCGTGGTGAGATTGCCGATTTAGGAACAGTCTTTGT TGTTCTCTTCTCCATTATTATGGCCGCGACCACGGTCATGCAAATAGCACCACACATGGTCGCCTTCAGCCGCGCGGCAACCGCAGCGTCGGAGCTTTTCGCTCTCATCGATAGGCACTCGGAGATCAACCCCTTTGACGATTCGGGTGCCAAACCGGAAAACCCTACCGGGTCCATTGAGTTGCATGGCGTCAACTTCAGATATCCTTCGCGTCCAGATGTCGCCGTTCTGGAAGACTTTACCCTGCATATCCCTGCCGGAAAGGTCACGGCGCTGGTG GGACCGTCTGGGTCAGGAAAGAGCACCATTATCGGATTGCTGGAACGGTGGTATTCCCCTTGTTCAGGCAGCATCTCTTTGGATGGCAAGGACATCAGTCACCTCAACCTCAAGTGGCTGCGGACGAAC GAACCGGTGCTATTCAACGCCAGTGTGTTTGACAATATCGCCAATGGACTCGTTGGTACCCCATGGGAGACCGCGTCGCATGATGACCAAATGAAGCTCGTTCAGGAGGCTGCGAAACTCGCCTTTGCGCACGACTTCATCGAGAACCTGCCGCAAGGGTACCACACGCGCATCGGGGAGAGAGGTGGTCTCCTTTCGGGTGGCCAGAGGCAGCGTATTGCCATCGCCCGCAGCGTCATTTCGGGGCCTAaaatcctcctccttgacgAGGCGACCAGCGCGCTCGACCCACACGCTGAGGCTACCGTGCAGAAAGCTCTCGACCATGCCATGCAGAATCGAACGACCATCGTGGTCGCCCACAAACTCGCGACAATCCGAAAGGCAGATAACATCGTGGTCATGTCCCAAGGCAAGATCATGGAGCAGGGCACGCACGAAGAGCTGGCGCGCAAGAACGGGATCTACGCCTCTCTTGTCAAGGCCCAGGATATTGCGCCAGCGAACTTGGAGCAGGATCATGGTTCTGAGGGTATGAGTACGTCTGACGAGGGTCCAGAGATGGGAGACAATCAGTCTGTTACCCGGGTCCGAACGGCCGAGACGCAAAAACCCGCGGCACTACGGGACCGGGAAGATCATAGCTTgtacaagaagatgggaatTATCCATAATATTTGGAATCTTTTGAGAGGGATGCCTGAGCTCTGGATTTGGTTTGCGGTCACAATGGCTACGTGCATCGGAGGAG CTGCCGTCAACCCTGGGCAAGCCCTCTTACTCGGCAATATCTTGAGCGTCTTTACTTCACCTAACATGGTCGCTCGCGGCAACTTCATCGCGCTAATGTTCTTTGTCATGTCGCTCGGTATTCTTGTCATATACTTCATTATGGGCTGGTCAACCAATACGATCGCTCAG ACTCTCAGCAGGAAGCTGCGACGGGAAATCTTAGACGCCTTCCTCCGACAGGACTTGCGGTTCTTCGATCGGCCTGAGAACACGGTGGGCGCACTTACCAGCCGACTCGATTCATATCCACAAGCCATCTTGGAATTAATGGGGCTCACCGTCGCCATTATTCTCATGTCGGCAATCAACATTGTTGCGTCGAGCGTCCTCGCCATTGCTGTCTCGTGGAAACTGGGAGTGATCGGCGTCTTCGTTGGCCTGCCGCCCATTATGCTAGGCGGCTATGCTCGTGTCCGACTTGAGACCAAAATGGACGATGAAATTGGGCAGAGGCTGTCAGTGAGTGCATCGATAGCGTCGGAGACGGTCATGGCGATCCGCACCGTTGCGTCGCTCGCATTAGAAAACACTGTGCTAAAGAACTATACCGATGAGCTCGACCGAGCGATCATCCAAGCGAGCGGGCCGATGTTCCATATGATGATCTGGTTCTCTCTCACGCAGTCCGTGGAGTATTTTGTGCTGGCTTTGGGGTTCTG GTGGGGATCAAAGCTGATCAACGATGGGGAAATTACTTTGTATCAGTTCGTAGTGTCTTTCATGGGCGTTTACTTCTCTGGCCAGGCCACCGCGTTGGCTTTTAGTTTTGCGAGCAGTGAGTCCGAAAAGCCGGTGGATGTGCCGCC GCTGGGTGGGACTATCTGTGAGATGGACAGCAACCGCACAAAAGGACCCAAGGATGGCTGCCGCTCCTACGATTTACAAGATGTGCAGTTCGCGTATCCCTTGGCGCCAGAAAACCAAGTTCTCAAGGGAGTGTCTCTGTCG ATTCAGAGAGGTGACTTTGTAGGCTTTGTTGGTGCCTCAGGCTGCGGAAAAAGCACCATGATATCGCTCCTCGAACGCTTCTACGACCCAACTGACGGCACTATTACCATCGACTCATCTGCACCTTTATCCTTTCTCAACCCACTCCTATACCGCAGGCACGTGGCCCTAGTGCAGCAAGAGCCAACCCTCTTCCCAGGCACAATCCGCGAAAACATCTCACAGGGGATGCCAGGTCTCTCTGCCACGGAAGCAGCATCCGACGACGCACTGGAGGAGGCATGCCGGGCCGCCAACGCATGGGACTTTGTGTCCTCGCTGCCGGAAGGACTCGACACGCAATGCGGGACAGCGAGCGGTAGCCAGCTCCTTTCAGGGGGGCAGCGGCAGCGCATTGCCATTGCCCGGGCACTGGTGCGCAATCCCCGCGTGCTTTTGCTTGATGAGGCGACCAGCGCGCTGGATACCGAGTCGGAAAAGCTTGTTCAAGCTGCTCTGGCGGAGGCGGCCTCATCTGGAGCAAGGATTACTATTGCCGTGGCGCATCGTCTCTCAACGGTGCGTGATGCTAACTGCATATTCGTATTTGATGCAGGGAGTATCGTGGAGGCTGGGTCTCATGACGAGCTGCTTGCTAAAGGGGGATTGTATGCTCGGATGTGTGAGGCTCAGGCGCTGGATGGCTCTGGATGA
- a CDS encoding FAD-binding oxidoreductase, with amino-acid sequence MLRLPAFLGVICAFALGQTSKASSSAFEPDNFDVNAALYNLGVDVSTIPALTALQPQSTKSACRAAVSTSICKSRTYIRRTDVSQCGALGFLYGPSRAFAQNTTAYSNATGSYWSAQQEEVRPDCIFQPSVNTDVSMIVLLARYTGCPFAIKSGGHAAFARASSIQGGITVLLKDLNTITLNDNRSVVSVGPGNVWVQVYSALEPYGLAAIGGRVSTIGVGGLTTGGGISFYSNLYGWACDNVESFEVVTASGAIVTASIDSYPDLYWALRGGGNNFGIVTKFNLYTIPSSEMRGGTRVFAEDQFSNVISAFVSVVNGASDDGNAQHWVAFVHTQGQNVAAAEITYVKNVSEPVIFAPYRAIPAVQDTTAARTLVEYCDAVQELNPDGLREMYWTLTLHLDEDFANWVTGYFYSVLPQVLSIQGINPALVNQGITIPMLKNMTRNGGNALGLDASQGPFHLLMMSIWWENADDDDKVLAWAKDFWETVTAKAKKDGVFHDYVYMNYASQYQDVIAGYGAANKAKLQSIAARYDPKGVYQTLQPGYFKLAGAPASDSL; translated from the exons ATGTTGCGATTACCGGCTTTCCTAGGCGTTATCTGCGCCTTTGCTCTCGGACAGACGAGCAAGGCATCGTCCAGTGCCTTTGAGCCAGACAATTTCGATGTCAACGCCGCGCTTTATAATCTTGGGGTGGATGTTTCTACGATCCCTGCCCTGACGGCACTGCAGCCACAATCAACCAAATCTGCCTGTCGTGCAGCTGTCAGTACCTCAATTTGTAAATCCAGGACATATATACGAAGGACTGATGTTTCACAGTGTGGTGCTCTTGGCTTTCTGTACGGCCCAAGTAGAGCGTTCGCGCAGAATACCACTGCGTACTCCAACGCCACAGGATCGTACTGGTCAGCCCAGCAGGAGGAAGTTCGTCCTGACTgcatcttccagccatcGGTAAACACCGATGTTTCTATGATTGTCCTTCTCGCAAGGTATACCGGCTGTCCCTTCGCCATCAAGAGCGGTGGCCATGCTGCCTTTGCGCGTGCATCGAGTATCCAGGGAGGAATTACTGTTTTGCTGAAGGACCTGAACACCATCACTCTAAATGACAATAGGTCCGTCGTGTCAGTCGGTCCTGGTAATGTCTGGGTCCAGGTATACTCGGCCTTGGAGCCCTATGGCCTTGCTGCCATCGGCGGTCGGGTTTCCACGATCGGTGTTGGAGGGCTTACGACAGGAGGTGGGATCTCGTTCTACTCCAATCTATATGGTTGGGCTTGCGATAACGTCGAGAGCTTCGAG GTCGTTACTGCAAGCGGTGCCATTGTGACAGCTAGTATAGACTCTTATCCTGACCTTTACTGGGCTCTCCGGGGCGGTGGGAATAACTTCGGAATCGTCACCAAGTTCAACCTCTATACCATTCCGAGTTCTGAAATGCGAGGCGGAACCCGGGTCTTTGCCGAAGATCAATTCAGCAATGTGATCAGTGCCTTTGTCAGCGTGGTGAACGGCGCCTCCGATGATGGCAATGCGCAGCACTGGGTCGCGTTTGTCCATACCCAAGGACAGAACGTCGCTGCGGCCGAGATCACATATGTCAAGAACGTCAGCGAGCCGGTGATTTTCGCGCCCTACCGTGCTATTCCCGCGGTCCAGGATACCACAGCGGCCAGGACCTTGGTGGAGTACTGTGACGCCGTCCAGGAGCTCAATCCCGACGGCCTGCGGGAGATGTACTGGACGCTCACCCTTCACTTGGACGAGGACTTTGCGAACTGGGTTACTGGGTACTTTTACTCCGTTCTTCCGCAGGTTTTGAGCATCCAGGGTATCAATCCTGCCCTCGTCAATCAGGGCATTACGATCCCCATGCTCAAGAACATGACGCGCAACGGGGGCAATGCACTGGGTCTGGACGCCTCCCAGGGTCCATTTCACCTCCTGATGATGTCGATCTGGTGGGAGAATGCtgatgacgacgacaagGTACTTGCATGGGCGAAGGATTTCTGGGAAACAGTCACCGCCAAGGCGAAAAAGGATGGCGTGTTCCATGACTATGTCTACATGAACTATGCGAGCCAGTATCAGGATGTTATCGCGGGTTATGGGGCTGCCAATAAGGCCAAACTGCAGAGCATTGCCGCCAGGTATGATCCCAAGGGTGTCTATCAGACGCTGCAGCCGGGGTATTTCAAGCTGGCTGGCGCACCTGCCTCGGATTCACTTTGA
- a CDS encoding amidohydrolase family protein codes for MGRPSGLLLSISALLAAVLSPAAAAKNGSTLFKGGTIIAFNEKKQDLDIIRGGSLLISDGIISAITEGAYDKPLPPGTEIVDATGDILTPGFIDTHRHGWQTAYRTIGSNTTLAEYFNRYGEFAADGIWSADDVYVSQLTGLYEALNAGVTTTLDHAHHTWSKATTDAGVQASIDSGARVFWCFGFHNVSNFPFEQQLAKFQELADSRRFSGQASSLGIAYDAFNPGSAQQTESIIQLAMDYNVSVVTTHSLPKAYGVSLTMCAVINSPEDLHALGFLNSSVPIVFSHASFLTPTGARLLRETNQYISITAESEMHYGHDHPYNHMIQDQASLGVDTHFTFSTDILTQARIWLQYVRLTLYRWLAQNYEVATKNPMSVDQAFLLATRSGGLALHRPDLGVLSVGAAADVVVWDGSSPGMLGWHDPVAAVMLHAGVGDVKHVMVDGKMKKRDGKLLVPKYQDLQRKFVDVAKRIQSTWLAMPPTVLEGDFAMSGYPLAVPPLADVVRGDESGY; via the exons ATGGGCCGCCCCTCTGGACTTCTGCTGAGCATATCGGCTTTACTTGCCGCTGTTCTCAGTCCCGCCGCAGCTGCAAAAAATGGGTCCACGCTCTTCAAAGGAGGAACGATCATCGCGTTCAATGAAAAGAAGCAGGACCTGGACATCATTCGGGGTGGATCGCTGCTGATCTCTGACGGCATCATCAGTGCAATTACGGAGGGCGCCTATGATAAGCCTCTGCCACCTGGTACAGAGATAGTGGATGCCACTGGGGACATCCTGACTCCGGGCTTCATCGACACGCACCGCCACGGCTGGCAGACAGCATACCGGACCATCGGCTCCAACACCACGCTTGCCGAATACTTCAATCGTTACGGGGAGTTTGCTGCTGACGGTATTTGGTCTGCCGATGATGTCTATGTTAGCCAGTTGACTGGGTTGTACGAGGCGCTCAATGCGGGAGTCACCACAACTTTGGACCACGCCCACCACACCTGGTCTAAGGCCACCACTGATGCTGGTGTCCAAGCCTCCATCGACAGTGGTGCACGTGTGTTCTGGTGCTTTGGCTTCCATAACGTGTCCAACTTTCCTTTCGAGCAGCAATTGGCAAAGTTCCAAGAACTTGCAGATAGTCGTCGGTTCAGCGGCCAGGCGAGCTCCCTTGGTATTGCTTATGACGCTTTCAATCCTGGAAGCGCTCAACAGACGGAAAGCATCATTCAGCTTGCCAT GGATTATAACGTCTCGGTCGTCACAACCCACTCGCTTCCTAAGGCCTATGGGGTA TCTCTGACAATGTGCGCAGTCATCAACTCGCCTGAGGATCTTCATGCATTGGGATTTCTTAACAGTTCTGTTCCAATTGTTTTCTCCCATGCGAGCTTCTTAACGCCGACGGGGGCAAGACTGCTTAGGGAGACAAACCAGTACATATCGATCACTGCCGAATCGGAGATGCACTACGGCCATGACCACCCCTACAACCACATGATCCAGGATCAGGCCTCTCTGGGGGTCGATACTCACTTCACATTCTCTACGGACATTCTCACCCAGGCACGCATTTGGTTGCAGTACGTGCGTCTGACTCTTTACCGATGGCTTGCTCAGAACTATGAGGTGGCGACAAAGAACCCGATGTCTGTTGACCAGGCCTTCTTGCTGGCCACTCGGAGCGGAGGACTGGCCCTTCACCGACCCGACTTAGGTGTCCTCTCGGTTGGTGCCGCTGCTGATGTGGTCGTCTGGGATGGTTCGAGTCCGGGAATGCTCGGGTGGCACGATCCAGTTGCCGCGGTGATGCTACATGCCGGTGTAGGCGACGTCAAGCACGTCATGGTTGAcgggaagatgaagaagagggacGGCAAACTTCTCGTCCCCAAGTACCAAGACTTGCAACGCAAATTCGTGGACGTTGCGAAGCGAATCCAGTCAACCTGGCTGGCTATGCCGCCTACTGTTCTTGAGGGAGATTTCGCCATGTCGGGTTATCCGCTCGCGGTTCCTCCTCTGGCCGATGTtgttcgaggagatgagTCTGGGTACTGA